From the Terriglobia bacterium genome, the window GGCCGCGGGGGCGGCTTCCGCGGGGGCTTCGGGCTTTTCCGGCTCGTCGGGGCTCATAGGGCTTCCTCGGGGCGCGGCGCAAAACGCTTCAGGTCGATCCGCTCGGCCACGATCTCGCGCATCTGTTTCTGGAGCTTGTTGACCGGGAGGGTGCCGTCGAGGACGACAAAATTATCGCTCTCGACCATCTTGTCATACTCCTCGAGAATGCGCGCCTGGAAGAGACGGAAACTTTCCGCGCGGTCGTAGGAAAGGCCGAGGTCCATTCCGGCTTCGTAGTATTTCAGCTTGGGGCGGCCGCTGAGGATGCGGTTCACGGCCACGTCCAGGGGGGCGCGGAAATAGAAGGTGATGTCGGGCACCGGGGCAAAGCGATAGAGATTGCGGAGCCAGCGCGGAGGGCAGCCGCGCGCGGCATCGCGCGCGAAGCCGGTGTAGGTGTAGCGGTCGGCCAGGACCAGGTAATCGGCCTGCAGCAGGGGCATGATCTGGCGCTCGCAGCGGTCGGCGAAATCCGCGGCGTGCAACAGGGAGAAAGTCACCGGAGTCAGGAGACGGCGCTGTTTGCCGCGGCGCGTCGCGGACTTGACCAGGGGCGAGGAGTTCCACTCCGTGAAGTGCAGGCGGTAACCGCCGATCTCCAGCCAGCGCTTGAGCAAGTAAAGCTGCGTGCTCTTGCCCGAGCCGTCCGTGCCCTCGACGACGATAAGAGCGCCGGGATAGGCGCGGCTGGGGACAGGGCGGCCCGGCTGGGGAAGCGTGGATTTGGCCGGCTCCTGGCGGGCCGGCTTCGGCGTGGTGTCCTGTGCTTCGGTCATAGTCGGATGGCTCGCATCCTAATCCCAAAAGCGTACTCTGCCAACGTTACAGCTCCATTACACCACGAGAGGGCGCGCAGCCCAATATGACCCTTCCCGGTTGCAGAGAATAGCGGTTGCGATCCTTCCCCCACCTTCGCCAGGTGGGTTCAGCACGACAATCACAGTTTTTGCGCAGACTGGTTGCGCAGACTGCTAAAAGAGCGCGAATTTGACGCGCAGGAACTTTTTGGGATTCTGCCGGACGTCCCCGACGAGCAGGCGCAGGTCCCCGGTCAAGCCCGCGAGATTGTCGTAGAGCTTGGGATCGCTGAAGAGTTTGCCGGCGCTGGTGGTGTTGTCGTTGAGCTTGGCGGTGGCGGCGGCCAGATTTCCGCTGGTATCGCGCAAATTGACGAAGAGGGACTCGTCGGTGGCCAGCTTGCCCAGCGTGCCCTTGCCTGCGCGCACGTCGGCGAGCAGCAGATTGCCCTTTTCGGCCACTTGTTTAGCGTTGTCATACAGGCTGGGGTCATAGATGAGCTTCCCCACCGTACCCTTCTGGGCCTGGATGTCCGCGAGCAGAGTATCCACGCGGCCCACAGCGGTATTGGCCTTCTGATAGATCTCCTCGGAGGCCACCAGCTTGCCCAGGGTTCCCTGGCCGGCCTGGACGTTGCTCACTATCTGGTCGCTTTTGGCCAGGATGCTGTTGAGATGCGCATAAGCCTGTTCATCGGTGAGCAGCTTGCCAAGCGTGCCGCGGCCTTCCTGGACGCCGGCGATCAGGTCGCGCACCTCGTCGGAGAGAGCGCTGAGGTTGCCGAGCAGGTCCGCGCTGCGTTGCACGACCTCTTTAATGGCTTTTTCCTCCACGCCCTTCACTTCCTGGCCTTCTTTCAAGGGCACGCCGGTGAAGCCGCGAGTAATGTTCACGTAGCGGTTGCCCAGCAGCCCTTCCGTCACCAGGCTGACGGTGGAATCGGTGAGAATGTCATCCTGGTAGCGGCGGTCCACACGGATCACGACCTCGATGTTGCGGTTCTTATCGGGGGCCTGGCCGCGCACCCGCGGCGCGACGCGGATGGCCTCGACGTTGCCGACCTCGACGCCGTCCAGGCGCGCGGGCGCGCCCGTGGCCAGCCCCCCGACCTCGGGGAGATAGGTGCGCAAGCGGTACTTCGGCCCGAGCACACCCGGAGCGGTGACATAAAAGATGCCTACCGCGAGGGTCGCCAATCCCACGAGCACGAACAAACCGACGCGCAGTTCGGTCCAGGTTAATTGCTTGCGCTGTGCCATGTTTCGTTCTCCTCTCCCGCCCGGCGCTCAGGCCCCGGCAGGTCAGACCAAAAATCGCCGCAAATAGGGATCCTTCGACGCCACGATCTCTTCCGGACCGCCTGTGAAATATACTAGCCCGTCGCGATAGACGAGAAAGCGCGTGCCGGCTGCTTCCCCGCGCGCCGCCGCGCTGCCGTTCTTGCCGGCCAGGGGAAAGACGCGGCGCGACTCGGGATCAAAGCGGAAATTGGCCAGCGCAAAGCCGTCCTGCAGGCGGTGCGTGGCCAGCAAAGCGGTGACGCCGTAGACGTCGCGCAGGCGCAAGATCAGAGTGATGATGGTCTGCGCGGTCATGGGATCCAGGCCCGCGGTGGGCGAATCGTAGAGGACGACCGGGGGGCGATTCACCAGGGCCCGTGCAATGGCCACGCGCCGCCGCATGCCTCCCGAGAGCTCCGAGGGCAGCATCTCCAAGGCGTCTTCCAGCTCCACGAAGCGCAGCGTCTCACGCACGCGCGGCTCGATCTCCTCCTCCGGCAAGCCGTCTTCGCGCAAGCGGTAGGCGACGTTGTCGGCCACGGTCATGGAATCGAAGAGCGCGCCTTCCTGAAAGACGAAACCGATGTGGCGGCGGAACTCCAGCAACTCCTCTTCGTGCATCTCCGACACCGCCTGGCCCAGGACGCGCACGTGTCCTGCATCCGGGCGGAGCAGGCCGGCGGCCAGCTTGAGGGTGAGGGTCTTGCCGGTGCCGCTCTCGCCGAGCAGCACGAGGGTCTCACGCGGCGGGACGGCGAAGGAAACGCCGCGCAACACGTCTCCCTCCTCGAAGCCGATGCGCACGTCTTCGAGGGAGATCACCGGCGCGTTCGTGCCGTGGCTGCTCATGATTCCGTGCGACCGCAAAGCGGTCAACTTCCGTGGGCCCGCGAAGCGGTCAACCAAGTGCCATGATTATAGTGAGAAATGGCCCGCCGTACAGGGCTGGCATGCACCGGCGGGGAATTCGTCCGCCTGGCCCCTGGCTAGAATACCTTGTCCGCGAGGAACAGGGAGACTTTGGTGAGGAAGAAATCCGCGGCAATGATGAGCACCGAGGAGACGACGACAGCCTGGGTGGTGGCGCGCCCCACGCCCTGCGTGCCGCCGCGGACCGACAGGCCCTTGTAGCAGCCCACCGTGGCCAAGATGAAACCGAAAAATACCGGCTTGCTCAGGCCTTGCATCAGGTCGGCAAACTCCAGGGCATCGATGGCCCGGGTCCAGAACTGATAGGCGTCCAGGCGCAGGGTGAAGACCGAGACCACGCAACCGCCCAAAAGACCGATAAAGTCCGCCAGCGCGGTGAGCAGCGGCAGCATCAGCAGGGTGGCCAGCACGCGCGGAGTCACCAGCTTGCGGCTGGGGTCCGTGCCCATGGCGCGCATGGCGTCCACCTGTTCGGTCACCAACATCGAGCCCAGCTCCGAGGCGATCCCCGAAGAGCAGCGCCCGGCGACCAGCAGCCCGGTGATCGTCGGTCCCAGTTCGCGCACCAAGGCAATGGCCACGACGTCGCCGGTGAGGGCGGTCTGGCCGAAGCGGGTGAACTGCGAGCCGGTCTGCAGGACCATCACCGCGCCGATGAAAAAACCGGTGAGGAGCACGATGGGCAGCGAGCCCACGCCGATGATGTCCATCTGCTCCATGGCGTCCAGCATGTAGCGCGGCCCAGCCGCCAGATTGGTGAGGGAACGCAGAGAAAGGATGGAATAGTCCTGCACGCCGGCGACGGCTCTCTGGGCCGCGCCGCCCAGAATATGGAGCAGCGAAGGCGCCTCGGCTTCCTTCGCATCACGGCTGGTCGCTTGGAGTGGAGTATCCGCCACGATAGTTCGCCGGCCAGAATCTCTGGCACGTCTGGCCCTGAAGCCTATCTTCCGTGCGCAGCGGCGTCAAGCGCCCGCCGCAAGAACGGTGCGGCGGACGGCCTGCGCTCCGGCGTAGCGCGCTGGACGCTGCACGCCACCCCGGCTACACTAGAAGGTATCTCACAAATGCTCAAATCGAAGTGAGCATCCGC encodes:
- a CDS encoding ATP-binding cassette domain-containing protein, which codes for MSSHGTNAPVISLEDVRIGFEEGDVLRGVSFAVPPRETLVLLGESGTGKTLTLKLAAGLLRPDAGHVRVLGQAVSEMHEEELLEFRRHIGFVFQEGALFDSMTVADNVAYRLREDGLPEEEIEPRVRETLRFVELEDALEMLPSELSGGMRRRVAIARALVNRPPVVLYDSPTAGLDPMTAQTIITLILRLRDVYGVTALLATHRLQDGFALANFRFDPESRRVFPLAGKNGSAAARGEAAGTRFLVYRDGLVYFTGGPEEIVASKDPYLRRFLV
- the tmk gene encoding dTMP kinase produces the protein MTEAQDTTPKPARQEPAKSTLPQPGRPVPSRAYPGALIVVEGTDGSGKSTQLYLLKRWLEIGGYRLHFTEWNSSPLVKSATRRGKQRRLLTPVTFSLLHAADFADRCERQIMPLLQADYLVLADRYTYTGFARDAARGCPPRWLRNLYRFAPVPDITFYFRAPLDVAVNRILSGRPKLKYYEAGMDLGLSYDRAESFRLFQARILEEYDKMVESDNFVVLDGTLPVNKLQKQMREIVAERIDLKRFAPRPEEAL
- a CDS encoding ABC transporter permease, whose translation is MLHILGGAAQRAVAGVQDYSILSLRSLTNLAAGPRYMLDAMEQMDIIGVGSLPIVLLTGFFIGAVMVLQTGSQFTRFGQTALTGDVVAIALVRELGPTITGLLVAGRCSSGIASELGSMLVTEQVDAMRAMGTDPSRKLVTPRVLATLLMLPLLTALADFIGLLGGCVVSVFTLRLDAYQFWTRAIDALEFADLMQGLSKPVFFGFILATVGCYKGLSVRGGTQGVGRATTQAVVVSSVLIIAADFFLTKVSLFLADKVF
- a CDS encoding MlaD family protein — its product is MAQRKQLTWTELRVGLFVLVGLATLAVGIFYVTAPGVLGPKYRLRTYLPEVGGLATGAPARLDGVEVGNVEAIRVAPRVRGQAPDKNRNIEVVIRVDRRYQDDILTDSTVSLVTEGLLGNRYVNITRGFTGVPLKEGQEVKGVEEKAIKEVVQRSADLLGNLSALSDEVRDLIAGVQEGRGTLGKLLTDEQAYAHLNSILAKSDQIVSNVQAGQGTLGKLVASEEIYQKANTAVGRVDTLLADIQAQKGTVGKLIYDPSLYDNAKQVAEKGNLLLADVRAGKGTLGKLATDESLFVNLRDTSGNLAAATAKLNDNTTSAGKLFSDPKLYDNLAGLTGDLRLLVGDVRQNPKKFLRVKFALF